Sequence from the Castanea sativa cultivar Marrone di Chiusa Pesio chromosome 12, ASM4071231v1 genome:
ATGTGATGGCCTACCTCTAGCAATTGCGGCTTTGGGCAGTCTTATGTACTCCAAGAATATGTCTGAGTGGAACGAAATTTACAACAGCTTGAATTGGAGTCTAAGTAAAAATCCTAAGCTAGAAGCAGTGAAGAGCATTTTGTTGCTTAGTTTCAACGATTTACCATATCAACTGAAGCATTGTTTCCTATATTGCTCTCTTTTCCCAGAAGATCATGAGATTCGAAGAAAGAGGCTCATAAAGCTATGGATGGCAGAAGGATTTGTAGAACAAGATAAAAGGTCCATGCCAGAGGAAGTAGCAGAGAGCTATCTATTAGAACTCATTTTTCGAAGCATGCTTCAAGTTGTAGAAAGGAATGAATTTGGAAGGCCAAAGAGATGTAAAATGCATGATATTCTGCGGGAGCTTGCTCTATCaatatcagagagagagaagattggTGTTGTACATGTTGGAAGAGAAGAAATTACAGATTGCGAAGCACGCCGCATTTCAATTCACAAAACCGATGGAGAAGTCAAATCATTTACGGGTATGTCAAAGCTCcgttcttttcttgtttttaacaaGTCGTTGAAAACATTGCCTTCAAGAAGTAAAATGTTAAGGGTTCTAGATTTGGAGGATGCTCCCATTGATGAATTGCCTGATGAAGTATTCAAATTATTCAACTTaagatatttgaatttaagGGGAACTTTACTTAAGAAACTCCCAAATTCCATAGGGAGGCTCCTTAATCTTCAAACCTTGGACATCACGGACACACAAATAAAGGCCCTTCCTCATGGAATTGGAAAGTTGCAAAGCTTGAGACATCTAATTCTACACCAATTCACTGGAAATTGGAatgatttcaaatttgttaTTGGGCCGCGAACACCATCAAATATCTGTagattaaaaaatttgcaagctATGACATATTTAGAAATAAAAGGTGACTTGTTGAAACAGATTCGGAGCATGACTCAGCTTACCTCGGTCGTTCTTTCAAATGTGAAAGCAGCAGATGAGATGGACTTATGTGATTCAATTCATAACATGAAGCTTATGCGCTACTTGTGTATTGTGGTTACAAATGCAGAGGAAACCCTTCGTATGGATGCACTTTTATCTCCTCCTACCAACCTTCAAAAGCTTGTTCTGGCTGGAAAACTAGAAAAGGTGCCACTGTGGTTTCATTCACTTCAAAGCCTCACAGTTTTGTTTCTGCATTGGTCGAGACTGGAAGAAGATTTACTCCCTCAAATTGCTGCTTTGCCCCATTTAAGACGTCTTGACCTTACTAATGCCTATGTTGGAAAACAGCTATGTTTCAGTACAGGCTTTCTTCAGCTTACAAGTTTAAGAATTCGTAATTTCCCTCAATTGAATGTGATAATAATAGAAAAGGGGGTGATGCCCAATCTGAAATCCCTAGATATTATCAGCTGTATGCAGTTAAACACAGTGCCCAAGGGCATTGAATACCTTCAAAATCTCCAAGAACTGCTTTTGGAATCTGTCTCAATGGAACTTCAAAATCGCATTGAAGGAGAAGGAAGCGTGGATTTTCCAAAGGTGCAGCACATCCCAAATATCTACATCCGTTAGTAATCCGGAATGTTTAATCAAGGTAGCTTCTCATGTCTATctgttatattatattattaattcaCTTTGAAATGGAACTAATGTTTTCTGACATGAAAAATAAGTAATCTTTTCTAATGATTGATTTTACTTTACcgtatctctgttttttttttccctggggTACTGTAGAATCAGGCTCACTAATGCTTTCTACTGCTTGATTGCTTGTAGTTTGTTTTAGCTACCATCTTGGCATAAGCACATCAAGTTCCTCAAAACAGATAGAATTAGTTTCTGGGGTCTGACTCTTAATGCTATGTGGGTATGTAAAGCCTACCATATGTTTGAGGAAAGTCCTCTGTGGACGTTGTGTGATTGGAAGATACAAATGGTGACTTATGTAATCCCAAGACTTTGCTGGATTTTTCATTACGTCTTTCATGCATATGATTTTCAATTGTACGTACAAAGGTTTCTTAGACTTGGTTTGGATATGATGTCTTATTTGTGATTTGGAACATGTATTGGTCTGTTTTAATAAGCTACATATTTGCTccatttgtttatatttatatatatatatatatatataaatatctgTGTTTCAAACTTCCAAATGCTTACTTTGCTTCTTGTATAATTTGAGAACTAGTCATCATGGAAAACTTTGATTAATAATAGCTTGGTACATGCTTACTGTGTCTTTTTGTTGATTCCCTTGTACATGCTTCTATCCATTTGAGCAGTAACATGTAAGTTCAGAAATAAATTTCTCGACTTTATACATGTTGTCCCTCATACTTTCCTCACAGGTATTCCCCTCCCAAAGCTGAGACATggttgtttttactttttaggaGATTGTGTAGGGGGGACTACTGGACTAGTGCCTTGTTTATGGGTAGACGCTCTTAGTCATACTTTCTTTTTGCATCATCTCTTAATCTTAGTACCCATTAGATGTACAAACTAATAGACGGTAGATGAGCAATCCCCTTCCAGTTTTGTACCCATGcttgaaaatgatgaaatagtgGTTCTATCAAgttgaggaaaaaataaaaaggttccCACTTTCTGTTTTAGCTTTACACCGTATGCTCTTTAGTTTCCTATtcctgtatatatatatagagagatgtgattaaggcttattttatttttttgattagtATAATGATAGTTTAATTGTTTTCCCTTTGTTAATGCATCTTTGACCATTAACCTATGGTTCTTGAGTCCTCATTAAAAATCTTTGACGTACATATAAATTCTTAATGagatttcccttttttttcctctctttttttttttttttttttgcaattcttcTTTTGGGTAgcaaatatgttgttttaaacTGTATTTTTATTACATTCCTCATTGTTAGGTTGTCTGTTCATGAAGAGAAATTAGTGCTCAAAGTCATAATATCAAAGTAATACATGTTGAAACAATTTTGTTTCAGTGTTCTAATACGTGATCAGAACTGCAACTTGATACATTTGTGTTACTTAAGTTAGCAATATCTATTTGAATTTGTAATCGTACTCTTAGTCATGACTCAagttattattttgttattcagTGTTGCCTTTGCATATACTAATATATGTAACAACCACTTTTTGTAGTTTTTCTCCTCTATCAAATGcacctctttctcttttggtaATCATTTTGATAGTAAGAAGTAAGATGTCTCTTCTCTTTGCTTACAAATCTGCTTTCCTTCTTGTTTTCCTTGAAATATATGTgtggttatttttgtttaaacatTACAAATAAACTGTCTTATGCTGCCGTGCAGTGTGGGTGTAGAAAGTTCATAGGCTCCTTTTCTTTCTGTTCAGAAAGCATATCCGATTGCATATTGATGAGAAGATGCTATGGAGGCTATATAGAGGGAATTTGCATGCAGCTTGTTCCAAATCTGGTGAAGATCGATGTACAATTCAATCAATTATGTCAGCTGAGTTCTGTGTAATTCCGAGCAAGTAGATTGGGAAATTTCCCTCTACATTGAGTACTTCATTCACCGTGGTAAGAAAAAGCTGGGTCAGCTCAGGAGCCTTGATACAATTGGGTGGTTGTCATTAAAAGTCAGTGTCTCTAAAACCATAAATCCTAGGCCTTGAGCTAAGACATTTATTTGATTCCTATTCTTTTTTGAAGCtgaaatttgtttctttcattaGTTAAATCTCGTCCCAAATTCTTAGTATTTGTAAATTAAGAAATGGTACACTGCTTTAACTGTTGCAAATCTTTTTAACTAATGATTTCTCGATGAAGAACTCTTATTACTTATTCCAGTTCTTTCTTACATGGTTCCCTGTTTTGCAATGGTAAATATTGCCACTTATTACCTGTTCGTAATCTTCAACATATGCTTACTTCAAGCTTAGATGTCCAATGCTTTTCCTTTGTGTTGTTTATGACATGATGAATAATTTTCCATTCAgcctcttttttcttctctctttttaaggCTGAAATATATTGTTGGTCCCCAAAAATTATCATGAGCGATTTTAGTACCTAAAGTTTAAAGTacttgtttttactttttagtccCTTGGATGCCATGTGACCACTAGAAACTAAAAGGTCATCTCTCCATAGGGACTAAATGTGACCACTTTAACTTTTTTAGGAACTAAAATAGATCACTTAAAGTTTTTGAAGGACTTAAAAACTATCACTTAAGTTTATTAGCGACTAATATTTATCACAACTTTAGGGACTAAAACGACCCATGAGTTAAATTTTAGAGACCACCAatttattttggtcaatttttgaaaataataataataataacaataaaaggaaataaaatgtTTCTCTCAAGAAATATCATTTTGTACAATCAGAAAGAAAAATGAGGGACTCTCCTCCAACTACATCCTTGCCTCTTCAGTCTCTTTAGCAACCTTAACTAAAGACTGggcatcaacaacaacaacaaaaaaaaaaaaaaagtttaggcCCTATTTGGTACATGATCTTAAACCcatgatttcattttttaaacaacattacacataatTCCACACACTTTTGTACCTACacctatttccaaaaaaaactaaaaactgttgtttaaatacatataccaaacagacccttaaattcttaaataatttcaaaacaatgtcaatgtaaaaaaattaatataaatattttgcaaCTAAAAGATGTTCTTAGCTTACAGTGCTTTTtaccaacttttattttttgacgtTCTTTTTTACCAACTGGAATACATGATTGTGTCCTGAAGTATTTAACAAATCTGCATTCTAATCCTTAATAGAATGATCACTACATTCTAATCCTCACGTGACCTTGCATCTGAAATcttaattttatgaataaaaaaatggatgAATTTCAAGCAAATACCGCGGTGTGTTCCATCTCAAATGCTTAAATGGGCATTAGAGTGAGTGGTTTATTTCTTTTGGACAAGTAAAAAGTACCAAGGAATTTGGAGTATAGTCATGTAACATTGCTGCATAATCTGATTAAACAGATTCAAAAAATCAATCATCCAGTCCAAGTGATCAATCCCAAGTCATATTTGAAAAAGCCAAGACCCAATGTCCAATGACAATTACTCACCGATgcctccaaaaaagaaaatataggaGATTATTGCTAAATGCCGTCTCAACGTAGACCGTGACAGCTTTCTCAATATAATAAGATGATGGCTATACAAATGTGGAGTAATAATCCAAAACAATTAATGTCtgagcaataattaaaaataaaaaagcagacAAATTGTGAAGGTGAAAGCAAAATTCATAGATCGAGGGGTGGAGATAGATTCTTATGTCAGGGGAAGACAACAACccatttgaaaatgaaataaagccGTCCGCTAATGGATACTATGATTTCACCTATACAATGGATACTATATCGTCCATTGAATGGACCGTCCGCTAATGGATACTATATCATTCAAACGACTAACGTAGTGATAAAGCTAGCAATCACCTTTTATGTTTTTCACTagtaccccccccccccccgcgcaaaaaaaaaaaaaaaaaccccccgGTCAATGATGACTACAGCTCATCTTCTAACATGTCTGAAAATATGTCTTGGATGTTAAAAGTTGTTCACTGAGGAAGTCTTACCTGACTCGAAGTAAAATAAGCGACACCAGTTTTGAGAAAGTGAATAGCTTCGtccattattttttctccaGTAAGTCATAGCATCCACTCTATTTCTCTTCATTTCAGCTGTCCATATCCTTAAGTGTGTTTAGTTGGGCTGAAAACAGGGAAGATGAAAAATAAggagaggaaaatagggtgaaaaatgacatttttcactGTTTGGTTAAGAGGGAGaaggggagagaaaagtggtggggcccacaagttttctctcctccccttcaaaatacaatctctccaaattggagagaaaattagagtgaaaattggagtgaaaagtgaaaagtttttttttttgacaaaactgCCCCCActttctcagttttttttttttttttttttttttttttacttttccactatagcattaggtttttttttttttttttctctcttaattttaatttttattattttttaagacaaCACTTTTAGATGAtttcttatgctatttttttgaaatgtctACTTTCATCTAtacacgattttttttttaattataatgcattactttctcttttatttaagagtgacataatggtaaatttatataaatcttattttcaaccaaactaaaaaatttttcatccctccacttttccaccctctcaaccaaatacaactgaagaaaactaaaaacttttctatcctcccactttccatcctcccaaccaaacagaccctaagagTGTTTAGCTTTCCGGTATATTGAAAAAAGTTGGCTTTCTGCTTTCTGTAGAAGCCTACTCATTCTCTGTTTTgttgagaagaaagaaaaggctaCTCATTCTCATCAAGTGGAGAAAAGCCTTCGTTGTATTATTTCTCATTTGCAATCATCCCTATCTGTATTTCTTTATCACCTTCAATTGTAAACTCCTCTTGTAAGCTCTCGTAGTCTACAAGTTTCCTGAAGAATATATTCAACTGTAATTTTCAAGTAagtttatgttttaaaatatttcaccACTTTATTTTGcgtatttttagtatttaaaagcATCAATTAGCATTTGTTTCCATGTTTGATAATTTGTTCTTTTGGATCTCCTAGGTTCCTACAGCTATCTTCAAATTGAATATCAGGTGGTGCAGGTCTTGGGGACCGACTTCGAGTAGTGGAGGTTGGCATTGaaaacttttctttattattttataaatttgaagattgtaaatttctgtTCAAATCTACTTATGTCTATGTcatatatttattctttattaattattgaGACCACACCTCATGAGGTTAAGGTTGAGATcagtttgaatttttaaatgttCTATTATTTAATCAATTAGTTTGTCCTTTTAGTGTGGGGGTATTTCATTAGGAATAAATAAAgggttttttaacttttcactTGGTGGAATCACTTCATTTTATGTACTtccattttctattctctctcatTGGTCACCTACTGTATTgatttaaattgcaaattgcaatgcttttattattaatgaaacatatcgtttgaaaacaataaaaaaggtCAAATTTTTTGATCAATTAATGATAAAGAGGAATAAAAATCCTCAATAACGCATTGAGTGTTTCTATTTTATGTTCTACCAATTACACTATCACACATTTTCCCCCCTCTCATTTACAAGTAaccaaaatatattgttttaaaaataaaaaatcaaatacgtCACATATTATAAATGATGGAGTATAAAATGAAACACAAgagtaaaaatgaaattttacatgAGATTTTTTATTGGGAAGGAGAAGATTGAaagcaattaaaataaattggtcTCTTAAGGAAACTGGATTCTATCGTTTCTTAATATAGAAATAATATATCAAGgaaaatctatatctatatttataacTAAAAGCTAATgggtagcatttattgttgctatgcTCATGTTGCGCCATCTCATCCGCCATGTCATTAGTCAtataattattctttttcttatttattttttattcctaaattttgttgacaataataaatatataaattgattgactttacacattcatctttggtgtttttaattttcatataactttgtctttacatattcatcttttttaatttagaagTATATAAcgataaaataaaatcaatgaataatcaaaaaccaaaaacaatgtATATACATATGACATATCTATCTATTCTAAATATAATATGGAagttttgcaataaattttacaaatatctTTTTGCACCACATCATTAAcatcatttcttatttttattttttgcaatttttactttattcaacatttcatcttcttcaactaTTGTCTTCTTGCCATCGCTCCcccttggtgtggtggtcactctacaagtataaatgcttgtggggtgtggggggcaagggcgggggttcaagtctccagcagggagcttcacacacatatacacttaaattaggctagagtaaaaattctatcttgtattataaaaaaaaaaaaactattgtctTAGTTCAATCTTTTATCTCCTCaaatcattatctttttaaaattttcatttgattcatttataaaattttaatttttctccatCTTAAATTCTACCgtttctaaattttttcaatCATTGTCTTTTTAAATTTCCAACCTTTCATCTACTTCAACTATTCCTATTCCAtcttaattttcttataaatttctttttacttcATTTCCACCTCTCTCCCCTATGCCTTCCAAGATGTTCATGGCAAAATAGGTCAATACGATATACATATGACATATCTATCTATACTAAATATAATATGGAAGCtttgcaataaattttacaaacatcTTTTTGCAccacatcattatcatcatttcttatttttattttttgcaatttttactttattcaacatttcatcttcttcaactaTTGTCTTCTTAGTTCAATCTTTATCTCCTCTCaaatcattatctttttaaaattttcatttgattcctttattaaaatttaaattttctccATCATCTTAAATTCTACTCTTTCGAAATTTTTTCAATCATTGTCTTTATAAATTTCCAACCTTTCATCTACTTCAACTATTCCTATTTCAtcttaattttcttataaatttctttttacttcGTTTCCACCTCTCTCCCCTATGCCTTCCACGATGTTCATGGCAAAAAAGgtcaatactctctctctctctctctctctctccaattttttttctcttttggtggaGTCGTTTAttgtttcaatcatttttttttcctgctaatggtgtttttgttattattgatttaattgtcACGTTATATTTGTTTCTCTATTTGGCAAATTTGTATAGAATTTTATGCATATTTGTGTATTTTGGTATTCCAACTCCCGTTCACAAGTTCTTTTCTTTGTCCCattggtttgatttgatttgtgtTAATATTGTTTTGTaagttaaaatttgattttttttttagtaatccatttagatgttaaactatgagattttactaagtttttattttttatttttttaatccttttggGTAAACAAATTTGTAGTGTTTATAGAAAAAGTACTCTTCATAGTTGTATTAGAGTACCCTATATTGTCACTTATTTAGACAAAAACAAAGACTAGtcaaacaaaaatgatgggatgagtgacatattttagcttttgcaattgtattttcattattgttgttgttgttgttatataAGGATGCacattgaaactttttttttttggtggagaaaAAGGAAATCTGTACGATCTTTATTAAAGAAATCTTAAGGAATTACATCAACGTGAACTAGAAAAGAAATGCCTGGTGGAACACATTCCATCCACACCAAAAGGGGAAAAGAATTCTTAGCTCTCCTAGCTAAGGCATGGGCAACCCCATTACCCTGCCATCTAACATGAGAGAGAGCAAGTTTGTAGCAAAACCATTATAGACTTACAGTCTTTTACTATGTGACCAAAACTAGAGCGATCAGAAAAATCTCTTGTTAAAGctttaaacacaatttttgaaTCTCCTTCAATAATACACTGATGAAAATTTTGTAggagattttgctaataattttttatttgttatctttttGGGTGGACAATTTTGTAGTTactacaaagaaaataatctcAATAGATTATctactacaattttttattttttctaattggtccaattaatcattgttaagcaatcataatatatgattttatgaatattagaaaataatcagATATTCCTGTGCATCATGCGGGGTTGTGACTAGTTGAATGTAAATTGTAAAGCATCTCTTAAAAATGGAAAatcaaaaaaatgtattaaactTCATCTTTTATTAATGATTTAATTGTCGTGTGAACAAGTCTAAAATgcgaaaatttatatttttgtcgATGCCTTTTATTCTCTTTACCTAAGAATAAATGTGATTAATGTAAagtaatattttgtttaatagtTCTAATTGTGTAATTAGGTaagaatgatattttagaaagattcaaaaaaaattttgaaagaaataaaaaattttcaaaattgtccataaactatataactttctaattattttatcaaattattggttatttttagtccttaaatattttttttctttttaatgagaATCTTAGTCCTTAGATCTTTATAAACATTTATTGGTACCCTCGTCTTCCCTTACTATTAttatgcaattaaaaaaaagacaaattttgactacaaatttagttgtagCCCAAAGCTACaactcccataaaaaaaaaaaaaaagaaacataactttataatttaaaaatttaaccattgaattacatgttttttatgttgttaacacatataacaaatttcatgttaatcgaatgttatttactattcaacttataaaattatttttatacataattttagactacaaaaacttaaaatttaaacatttaattaatgacataactattaattttttattttcttaaatttttgcaagtatggaggatataagaagaaaatataatccaatggtggatttgttaaaattcacattcaataaaaagatattgagtagaATTGTAGTTTTAGgcaagtttgtagccaaattactctaaaaaaaaaaaaagtttgtagccaaattttgtcaaaaaaaaaaatgtaatctaatggtggatttgttataatttgtatccaataaaaaaatattgagtatatgaattttaacaaatccacca
This genomic interval carries:
- the LOC142619447 gene encoding disease resistance protein RPM1-like, producing the protein MDQAVVELLIDNIISILANEASLLRGTRDAIEDIKEELKSMRSFLVDADRKGVGSEGEKTWVANVRDMAYDVEDIIDNFMYHMNRQRIGGQSSWILHHTIYFPRNLWMRHQTATKIQKINGKIKGAIPERNQRYGIDRIEGTSSKDNQKWVVRHAESSLFFKEDELVGIEKKRQLIMDWLMDGEPHLTVISIVGMGGSGKTALAANIYNNEDVKKHFDCCAWITISQAYELEDILRSLIKEFHESRKETNPADLNSMNYRLLVKTLVNYLEKKRYLLVLDDVWDTNLLDEIKVSLRDSCFGSRIILTTRKEDDVACHQMGGKHHIHKMELLLMEEAWELFCKKAFSSSPNGSCPPELKSFAQELVGKCDGLPLAIAALGSLMYSKNMSEWNEIYNSLNWSLSKNPKLEAVKSILLLSFNDLPYQLKHCFLYCSLFPEDHEIRRKRLIKLWMAEGFVEQDKRSMPEEVAESYLLELIFRSMLQVVERNEFGRPKRCKMHDILRELALSISEREKIGVVHVGREEITDCEARRISIHKTDGEVKSFTGMSKLRSFLVFNKSLKTLPSRSKMLRVLDLEDAPIDELPDEVFKLFNLRYLNLRGTLLKKLPNSIGRLLNLQTLDITDTQIKALPHGIGKLQSLRHLILHQFTGNWNDFKFVIGPRTPSNICRLKNLQAMTYLEIKGDLLKQIRSMTQLTSVVLSNVKAADEMDLCDSIHNMKLMRYLCIVVTNAEETLRMDALLSPPTNLQKLVLAGKLEKVPLWFHSLQSLTVLFLHWSRLEEDLLPQIAALPHLRRLDLTNAYVGKQLCFSTGFLQLTSLRIRNFPQLNVIIIEKGVMPNLKSLDIISCMQLNTVPKGIEYLQNLQELLLESVSMELQNRIEGEGSVDFPKVQHIPNIYIR